In the Euphorbia lathyris chromosome 5, ddEupLath1.1, whole genome shotgun sequence genome, one interval contains:
- the LOC136228549 gene encoding HVA22-like protein k: protein MFMLGLVMRSTHGVMMNSSIHMCPFFSRHQAKVDLLVGFAHGEMVRIVDRNQAEIEFAKSTLKVYRAIVFFLKQLIIFERESGESGEHN from the exons ATGTTCATGCTTGGACTTGTTATGAGAAGTACGCATGGGGTCATGATGAACTCTAG TATCCACATGTGCCCTTTTTTCTCGAGGCATCAAGCTAAAGTCGATCTTCTTGTGGGCTTTGCACATGGTGAAATG GTTAGAATTGTCGACAGAAACCAAGCAGAAATCGAATTCGCGAAGTCTACTCTTAAAGTTTATAGGGCCAT TGTCTTTTTCTTGAAGCAGCTAATCATATTCGAGAGAGAATCTGGTGAATCCGGAGAGCACAATTGA